From Rubrivirga sp. SAORIC476, a single genomic window includes:
- a CDS encoding DUF4331 family protein, with translation MSPLRTLLTGAATAGLILTAGLLAPPFSDASSHREAPLIADDPLADNTDVYAFRDPTDDGSVILVANYIPLSLPEGGPNYAHFGENIRYEIHVKNQTSAGALGSATDDVTYRFTFEQNNGDPSTFFNIRLGAENLNTSYTLEKSTNGGQSFTTIVTDGPTPPANIGPRSIESGAGLGTTYEQLTQSAVVQASTGETVFAGPRDDPFFVDLGGIFDLGGVRSQFGSDASNPDNARDAVAGFNTHSLVIKVPIENLQKDGQTVDQAESILDPNYVIGVWASASRRRVRTLSADPANPKPIETGPFVQVSRLGMPLTNEAIIPIGQKDYWNYTSPYSQAEQDFIQYFANPELGLYMGNGQFGAAVPGLSDPLKIQANSLAGVFGDLDGDGSAGFNFNTNFVDGSTDFDGVYDIVEAIVAGDVPAEFVAGTAFDDSIAPLRPLGDGSVTALAGDNQPRLVDVFPIFYFGVPNLAPYQLVTGKTGGNPLTQGKPFIHNFLPVTSVPGDGLYGGDMLRLNMATPTTDRSSEEFTNWARLGLIRAAAIGLTVPDFANTNVEFMPHMDGFPNGRRLEDDVTGIALQAVGGLVLTAVGVLEDDFTGSDYADGGLITPRTLTELAFLAGPTQNDLPIRSDFPFLANPHNGYDYVKQLTASAPAANFPTSSGIGVGAPSGLILDQSFPNPAAATSTVRFQLPRSGTVRVDVYDVQGRRVQTLADRQFQPGTHDLPWNTTSLAAGTYLYRLMVDGELVATKRATVVR, from the coding sequence ATGAGTCCTTTGCGCACCCTCCTCACGGGGGCCGCGACGGCCGGTCTGATTCTGACTGCCGGCCTGCTCGCCCCCCCGTTCTCTGACGCCTCCAGTCACCGCGAGGCGCCGCTGATCGCCGACGACCCGCTGGCCGACAACACGGACGTCTACGCCTTCCGCGACCCGACCGACGACGGCAGCGTCATCCTCGTCGCCAACTACATCCCACTGTCGCTCCCCGAGGGCGGCCCGAACTACGCCCACTTCGGCGAAAACATCCGGTACGAGATCCACGTCAAGAACCAGACCTCGGCCGGCGCGCTGGGCTCGGCGACCGACGACGTGACCTACCGCTTCACGTTCGAGCAGAACAACGGCGACCCGTCGACCTTCTTCAACATCCGCCTCGGCGCGGAGAACCTCAACACGAGCTACACGCTCGAGAAGAGCACCAACGGCGGCCAGTCGTTCACCACGATCGTGACCGACGGCCCGACGCCGCCGGCGAACATCGGGCCCCGCTCCATCGAGTCGGGCGCAGGCCTCGGCACGACCTACGAGCAGCTCACGCAGTCGGCCGTCGTCCAGGCGTCCACGGGTGAGACCGTCTTCGCCGGTCCTCGCGACGACCCGTTCTTCGTCGACCTCGGCGGCATCTTCGACCTGGGCGGCGTCCGCTCCCAGTTCGGCAGCGACGCCTCCAACCCCGACAACGCGCGCGACGCCGTGGCGGGCTTCAACACGCACTCGCTCGTCATCAAGGTGCCGATCGAGAACCTGCAGAAGGACGGCCAGACGGTCGACCAGGCCGAGTCGATCCTCGACCCGAACTACGTGATCGGCGTCTGGGCCTCGGCCTCGCGCCGCCGCGTCCGGACGCTCTCCGCGGACCCGGCCAACCCGAAGCCCATCGAGACGGGCCCGTTCGTGCAGGTCTCCCGCCTCGGGATGCCGCTGACCAACGAGGCCATCATCCCGATCGGCCAGAAGGACTACTGGAACTACACGTCGCCCTACTCGCAGGCCGAGCAGGACTTCATCCAGTACTTCGCCAACCCGGAGCTGGGCCTCTACATGGGCAACGGCCAGTTCGGAGCCGCGGTGCCGGGCCTGAGCGACCCGCTCAAGATCCAGGCGAACTCGCTCGCGGGCGTCTTCGGCGACCTCGACGGCGACGGCTCGGCGGGCTTCAACTTCAACACCAACTTCGTCGACGGCTCGACCGACTTCGACGGCGTCTACGACATCGTCGAGGCCATCGTGGCCGGCGACGTGCCGGCGGAGTTCGTGGCCGGGACCGCCTTCGACGACAGCATCGCGCCGCTCCGCCCGCTGGGTGACGGCAGCGTGACCGCGCTCGCCGGTGACAACCAGCCGCGCCTCGTGGACGTGTTCCCGATCTTCTACTTCGGCGTCCCGAACCTGGCCCCGTACCAGCTCGTGACCGGGAAGACGGGCGGCAACCCCCTCACGCAGGGCAAGCCGTTCATCCACAACTTCCTGCCCGTCACCAGCGTGCCGGGCGACGGCCTCTACGGCGGCGACATGCTCCGCCTGAACATGGCCACGCCGACGACCGACCGGTCCTCGGAGGAGTTCACGAACTGGGCCCGCCTCGGGCTCATCCGCGCGGCGGCCATCGGCCTCACCGTGCCGGACTTCGCCAACACGAACGTCGAGTTCATGCCTCACATGGACGGCTTCCCGAACGGGCGCCGCCTGGAGGATGACGTGACCGGCATCGCGCTCCAGGCCGTCGGCGGGCTGGTGCTCACCGCGGTCGGCGTCCTCGAGGACGACTTCACCGGCAGCGACTACGCCGACGGTGGCCTGATCACGCCGCGCACGCTCACCGAGCTGGCCTTCCTGGCGGGTCCGACGCAGAACGACCTCCCGATCCGGAGCGACTTCCCGTTCCTCGCCAACCCGCACAACGGCTACGACTACGTGAAGCAGCTGACGGCCTCGGCGCCGGCCGCCAACTTCCCGACGTCGAGCGGCATCGGTGTGGGTGCCCCCTCGGGCCTGATCCTCGATCAGAGCTTCCCGAACCCGGCCGCCGCCACCTCGACGGTCCGGTTCCAGCTGCCGCGCTCGGGCACGGTCCGCGTGGACGTGTACGACGTCCAGGGCCGCCGCGTCCAGACGCTGGCCGACCGCCAGTTCCAGCCGGGTACCCACGACCTGCCGTGGAACACGACCTCGCTGGCCGCGGGCACCTACCTCTACCGCCTGATGGTGGACGGGGAGCTGGTGGCCACGAAGCGAGCGACCGTCGTCCGCTAG
- a CDS encoding lipopolysaccharide assembly protein LapB: protein MSSTTARLLALGLVVAAVAVVAFVWLSREPAPLPPDRAQIAPGDTFDDAEAAVDYYRAVLRREPEAVEPRVRLAHALLQLGTERGTQGETIPEARELLAEAIEREPDHYYARTLQASLLNVLHQFEAARDLSRDLLEDYPYHAYTHGTLIDALVELGEYDEAVEVSDRLQGLKPGLPAYSRASYIRELYGDTPGAIDAMRLAADAGASGRPERAWALYQLGSLYLGDAKPDTAAFIYQGILEERPGFAPALAGLGHVALVRGDAAEAVRQLEEARALQPLEMIDELLVEAYTATGDTRKADAATERVHQALLAAREMGEVVDMEEADFLADQDRDLDRVLTMAREQQARRPGHLHANETYAWALMKTGDAEAAIPYIERAMRLGTGDAMVHYRAARIYEAAGQTAEAARHLQLALDGHLEVESPSTAAEAQTLLASLGTGATVRATSAAR, encoded by the coding sequence ATGTCTTCCACTACCGCCCGTCTCCTGGCCCTTGGCCTCGTGGTCGCCGCCGTCGCCGTGGTGGCGTTCGTGTGGCTCTCCCGCGAGCCTGCCCCGCTACCGCCGGACCGTGCCCAGATCGCCCCCGGCGACACCTTCGACGACGCCGAGGCGGCGGTCGACTACTACCGCGCGGTACTCCGCCGCGAGCCCGAGGCCGTCGAGCCGCGGGTCCGCCTCGCGCACGCGCTGCTCCAGCTCGGCACGGAGCGCGGCACGCAGGGCGAGACCATCCCCGAGGCGCGCGAGCTGCTGGCAGAGGCCATCGAGCGCGAGCCCGACCACTACTACGCGCGGACCCTCCAGGCGTCGCTCCTCAACGTGCTCCACCAGTTTGAGGCCGCCCGCGACCTGTCGCGCGACCTGCTGGAGGACTACCCGTACCACGCCTACACACACGGCACGCTCATCGACGCGCTGGTCGAGCTGGGCGAGTATGACGAGGCCGTCGAGGTCTCGGACCGCCTCCAGGGCCTGAAGCCCGGCCTGCCGGCCTACTCGCGCGCCAGCTACATCCGCGAGCTGTACGGCGACACGCCGGGCGCCATCGACGCGATGCGCCTCGCGGCGGACGCCGGGGCCTCGGGCCGCCCCGAGCGCGCCTGGGCGCTCTACCAGCTCGGCTCTCTCTACCTCGGCGACGCCAAGCCCGACACGGCGGCCTTCATCTACCAGGGCATCCTCGAAGAGCGGCCTGGCTTCGCCCCCGCCCTCGCCGGGCTGGGCCACGTCGCCCTCGTCCGCGGCGACGCCGCCGAGGCGGTCCGCCAGCTCGAAGAGGCGCGGGCGCTCCAGCCGCTGGAGATGATCGACGAGTTGCTCGTGGAGGCCTACACGGCCACCGGAGACACTCGCAAGGCCGACGCCGCCACCGAGCGCGTCCACCAGGCCCTGCTGGCGGCCCGCGAGATGGGCGAGGTGGTGGACATGGAGGAGGCGGACTTCCTGGCCGACCAGGACCGCGACCTCGACCGCGTCCTGACGATGGCGCGCGAGCAGCAGGCCCGCCGCCCCGGCCACCTCCACGCCAACGAGACGTACGCCTGGGCGCTCATGAAGACGGGCGACGCCGAGGCGGCCATCCCCTACATCGAGCGCGCGATGCGCCTCGGCACGGGCGACGCGATGGTCCACTACCGCGCCGCGCGCATCTACGAGGCTGCCGGGCAGACCGCCGAGGCGGCCCGCCACCTGCAGCTCGCGCTGGACGGCCACCTGGAGGTCGAGAGCCCGAGCACGGCCGCCGAGGC